From Mucilaginibacter rubeus, a single genomic window includes:
- a CDS encoding asparaginase, whose product MSQILIIYTGGTIGMMSDPVTKVLKPINFEQIMDNVPELEKLNCRIKVHSFDEIIDSSNMNPEIWSELAGLIQSNYHDNDGFVILHGSDTMAYTASALSFMLENLGKPIIFTGSQLPISAIRTDAKENLMTAIEIAKAKKNDRARVPEVCIYFDYKLFRGNRAFKYNSSKFEAFRSPNYPILAESGVHLRFSVNDIRQPEDESALIIHNNLVSDVGVLKLYPGISPKVVENILSADVRGIVMETFGAGNTTTDAWFIDLLKNAIDSGKVILDISQCKVGTVELGRYETSKHLKDIGVANGYDMTFEAAVTKMMYLLGQSDNPAQVREWLETDLRGELTVS is encoded by the coding sequence ATGAGCCAAATTTTAATCATCTATACCGGAGGGACAATCGGTATGATGAGTGATCCGGTTACTAAGGTGCTCAAGCCTATCAACTTTGAGCAAATAATGGATAATGTGCCCGAGCTTGAAAAGCTTAACTGCCGTATTAAAGTACATTCATTTGATGAGATCATCGATTCATCAAATATGAACCCCGAAATATGGAGCGAATTGGCAGGACTTATCCAGTCTAACTACCATGATAACGATGGTTTTGTAATTTTGCACGGTTCGGATACGATGGCTTATACCGCTTCGGCATTAAGTTTTATGTTAGAGAACTTAGGCAAGCCTATTATTTTTACAGGCTCGCAATTGCCTATCAGCGCTATCCGTACCGACGCGAAGGAAAACCTGATGACGGCTATTGAAATAGCCAAAGCCAAAAAGAACGATCGTGCCCGTGTGCCGGAGGTTTGTATCTATTTTGATTATAAACTTTTCCGCGGTAACAGGGCTTTTAAATATAACTCATCAAAATTTGAGGCTTTCCGCTCGCCAAACTATCCAATATTGGCCGAATCTGGCGTGCATTTGCGTTTCAGCGTAAATGACATCAGGCAGCCTGAAGATGAAAGCGCCCTTATTATCCACAATAACCTGGTTAGCGATGTTGGTGTGTTAAAACTGTACCCCGGCATAAGCCCTAAGGTGGTAGAAAACATATTAAGCGCCGATGTGCGTGGCATTGTAATGGAAACTTTTGGAGCCGGTAATACCACTACCGATGCCTGGTTTATAGATTTGCTAAAAAACGCTATCGACAGCGGTAAGGTGATCCTTGATATTTCGCAGTGTAAGGTAGGCACCGTAGAACTTGGCCGTTACGAAACCAGCAAGCACCTGAAAGATATTGGCGTTGCCAACGGCTACGACATGACCTTTGAAGCCGCTGTTACCAAAATGATGTACCTGCTTGGTCAAAGTGACAACCCTGCCCAGGTTAGGGAATGGCTGGAAACTGATTTGCGGGGCGAATTGACTGTTTCGTAG
- a CDS encoding LytR/AlgR family response regulator transcription factor has product MNLSCIIIDDEPNAVNLLEILVQQSTQWQLKAKCYNALEALAFLKNHKVDFIFLDINMPQLTGMELAGLLPPQTKIVFTTAYSEYAAESYTYQTIDYLLKPITLKRFLAAMQKIEAYFGKIDQVMPQGQTADEGYFFVKSGKVLRRILLDEILYFEGEKEYVRLVTGQEQLLIYRRLKDIEEQLSAPFVRVHNSYIVNTKQLAKIQDNHIYIADKHIPVSEKFKEGFMAIINKRIF; this is encoded by the coding sequence ATGAACTTAAGCTGTATCATCATTGACGACGAACCCAACGCGGTAAACCTGCTTGAAATCCTGGTGCAGCAAAGTACCCAATGGCAGCTTAAGGCCAAATGCTACAACGCGCTTGAGGCATTGGCTTTTTTGAAAAACCACAAGGTCGATTTTATCTTTCTGGATATCAACATGCCACAGCTAACCGGTATGGAACTGGCCGGTCTGCTACCCCCGCAAACCAAAATCGTGTTCACTACCGCTTATTCGGAATACGCTGCCGAGAGCTACACCTATCAAACTATTGATTACCTGCTCAAGCCCATCACCCTAAAACGCTTCCTGGCGGCCATGCAAAAAATTGAAGCCTATTTTGGTAAGATCGATCAAGTAATGCCCCAAGGCCAAACCGCCGACGAAGGCTACTTCTTTGTAAAATCGGGCAAGGTATTACGCCGCATTCTGCTGGATGAGATCCTGTACTTTGAAGGTGAAAAAGAATATGTACGCCTCGTTACCGGACAGGAACAATTGCTGATCTATCGCCGGCTTAAAGATATTGAAGAACAACTTTCGGCTCCATTTGTACGGGTGCACAACTCCTATATTGTAAACACCAAACAACTGGCAAAAATTCAGGACAATCACATCTACATAGCTGATAAGCATATCCCGGTGAGCGAAAAATTTAAAGAAGGGTTTATGGCGATAATTAATAAAAGGATATTTTAG
- a CDS encoding FAD-dependent oxidoreductase has protein sequence MKAIKNKNIAIVGGGPGGLTLARILQMNGANVKVYERDENRDVRVQGATLDLHEESGLKALEVAGLMDAFNTNYRPGADKLRVVDKHANIVLDEHGADGGSYNRPEIDRGPLRKILLDSLQPDTVVWDSQFVSLDEQDGRIKLEFKNGSTAWADLVIAADGANSKIRPYITPIKPFYAGVSVIEGAVYDSEKASPQVHELLNGGKIFAMGDEKTLIVSSKGDGSLVFYAGIKSTETWLQDSGIDFKDKASVFAWFKQEFAGWDNIWDELFENAEPVFIPRPQYCMPLDQTWEALSNLTMLGDAAHLMPPYAGEGVNMAMLDALELAQHLLSNEFEHTRNAIAAYEKAMRARASETAAMTLEQTDSLHSADGLKNLVAMFNPEV, from the coding sequence ATGAAAGCAATTAAAAACAAAAATATAGCTATAGTGGGCGGTGGCCCGGGTGGGCTTACCCTCGCACGTATTTTACAAATGAACGGCGCAAATGTAAAAGTTTACGAACGCGATGAGAACCGGGATGTACGTGTACAGGGCGCTACACTTGATTTACATGAAGAATCTGGACTGAAAGCTTTAGAAGTAGCCGGGCTGATGGATGCCTTTAACACCAACTATCGCCCCGGCGCCGATAAACTAAGGGTTGTAGACAAACACGCCAACATTGTGCTTGACGAGCATGGAGCCGACGGCGGCTCGTACAATCGCCCTGAAATTGACCGCGGCCCATTAAGAAAAATCCTGCTCGATTCCCTGCAACCAGATACCGTGGTGTGGGATAGCCAGTTTGTATCACTTGATGAGCAGGACGGTAGGATTAAACTGGAATTTAAAAACGGCTCAACCGCCTGGGCCGATTTGGTGATAGCCGCCGATGGCGCTAATTCAAAGATCCGCCCATACATTACCCCTATTAAACCATTTTATGCTGGGGTGAGTGTGATAGAAGGAGCAGTTTATGACTCAGAAAAGGCAAGCCCCCAAGTTCACGAACTGCTGAACGGCGGTAAAATATTTGCCATGGGCGACGAAAAAACGCTGATAGTAAGTTCTAAAGGTGATGGCAGCCTGGTATTTTATGCAGGTATCAAATCAACAGAAACATGGCTGCAGGATAGCGGGATTGATTTTAAAGATAAAGCATCAGTATTTGCCTGGTTTAAGCAGGAGTTTGCCGGCTGGGATAATATCTGGGATGAATTGTTTGAAAACGCCGAACCCGTATTTATTCCCCGTCCGCAATATTGTATGCCTTTAGACCAAACCTGGGAAGCCCTTAGTAACCTGACCATGCTTGGCGATGCCGCCCACCTGATGCCACCTTACGCAGGTGAGGGCGTTAACATGGCTATGCTCGACGCATTGGAACTGGCCCAACACTTATTAAGTAATGAGTTTGAACATACCCGGAATGCTATAGCCGCCTACGAAAAAGCAATGCGCGCAAGAGCATCCGAAACCGCCGCTATGACGTTGGAACAAACAGATTCATTGCATTCGGCTGATGGGCTAAAGAATTTGGTAGCGATGTTTAATCCTGAAGTATAG
- a CDS encoding TetR/AcrR family transcriptional regulator: protein MRPKNLEKEQAIRTIALDIIANEGLENLSMQKLAKAANVSPRTIYIKYEDKEDLLIKLFITEVLGAYETAILKGFDEKMDFETGIKKLWHNGFQYLKNNRTHFALILYGKSSPLLNKAYQRENIQQGQFFAPIHRFIQSNVEAGIIRGLPFDAQRALMFSPLLDLVNEYFDHLNRPIQIITDEVIAACCDAVIKGMMK from the coding sequence ATGAGGCCAAAGAATTTAGAGAAGGAACAAGCGATTCGCACCATTGCCCTTGATATTATTGCCAACGAAGGGCTCGAAAACCTGAGTATGCAAAAGCTGGCTAAGGCAGCCAATGTATCGCCTCGCACTATCTATATTAAGTATGAGGATAAGGAAGACCTGCTGATCAAGCTTTTCATCACCGAAGTTTTAGGAGCATACGAAACTGCTATTCTGAAGGGGTTTGATGAAAAAATGGATTTTGAAACCGGTATCAAAAAGCTTTGGCACAATGGCTTTCAGTACTTAAAAAATAACCGCACACACTTCGCCTTAATCCTTTATGGTAAATCTTCGCCTTTGCTTAACAAAGCCTATCAACGGGAAAATATTCAGCAGGGCCAGTTCTTCGCTCCCATCCATCGCTTTATTCAGTCAAATGTTGAGGCAGGAATAATCCGCGGTCTCCCTTTTGACGCACAACGGGCACTGATGTTTTCGCCGTTGCTTGATCTGGTGAACGAGTATTTTGATCATCTCAACAGACCTATACAAATCATTACCGACGAAGTGATAGCGGCCTGTTGTGATGCGGTAATAAAAGGCATGATGAAATAA
- a CDS encoding sensor histidine kinase translates to MQLFKARPSIKKLQLLVWISVCLLLFFSYLPMDGATQSAMYASVTTAFYAIIIYGNISVLYPLLYQKGKYVWYVLLVIIFIAATGTVRGYITLLLYNSFFAKTPEPVSIKAITNYISGGVLIYMLSLIFRIALEYFKLKQQTEEIIIQKSQAELNLLKSQVQPHFLFNTLNNIYYEAYREAPRTAALIEKLSDIMRYFVDESPKDDVTIGTEVQFIENYIALEKIRIRHEVVVFFEKNFNSDLRIPPMLLMTFVENIFKHGIDKSSEQNLIGISLIQQDGYLFFKTNNTIHVQTASKRAAGFGIANLTKRLTMLYGADFDLKIDNSNNTFSAFLKIPVA, encoded by the coding sequence ATGCAACTATTTAAAGCCAGGCCATCCATTAAAAAACTCCAGCTTTTGGTATGGATATCGGTATGCCTGCTCTTGTTTTTTTCTTATTTGCCGATGGATGGCGCAACCCAATCGGCTATGTATGCAAGCGTAACCACCGCTTTTTATGCCATCATTATCTATGGAAACATATCGGTTTTGTACCCCCTGCTTTATCAAAAAGGCAAATATGTTTGGTATGTACTGCTGGTGATCATATTTATAGCTGCAACCGGCACGGTCCGCGGCTATATTACGCTATTACTCTACAACAGCTTCTTTGCAAAAACGCCGGAGCCAGTAAGCATAAAAGCTATTACCAATTATATTTCGGGTGGGGTACTTATTTATATGTTAAGCCTGATATTCCGGATAGCATTAGAATATTTTAAGCTGAAACAACAAACCGAAGAGATCATTATACAAAAAAGCCAGGCCGAACTGAACCTGTTAAAATCGCAGGTACAGCCGCATTTTTTGTTCAACACACTCAACAATATTTATTACGAAGCTTATCGCGAAGCACCCCGGACGGCAGCACTGATAGAGAAGCTTTCGGATATCATGCGCTATTTTGTTGATGAAAGTCCGAAGGATGATGTAACCATTGGCACCGAGGTACAGTTCATTGAAAACTATATCGCGTTAGAAAAAATCAGGATCAGGCATGAAGTGGTGGTATTTTTTGAAAAGAATTTCAACTCCGATCTCCGGATTCCGCCCATGCTGCTGATGACCTTTGTTGAGAATATTTTTAAACACGGCATCGATAAATCGAGCGAGCAAAACCTTATTGGCATATCTTTGATTCAGCAGGATGGTTACCTGTTTTTTAAAACCAATAATACCATTCATGTTCAGACTGCAAGCAAGCGCGCTGCAGGTTTTGGCATTGCCAATTTAACCAAAAGGCTAACCATGTTATATGGCGCAGACTTTGACCTGAAAATTGACAACAGCAACAACACCTTTTCTGCATTTTTAAAGATCCCGGTAGCATGA
- a CDS encoding alginate lyase family protein — MKFRKLSGLCLLLFIVFNNSSFAQQKASFLLIDEQLLTKSRGLLKQGDKEASAKINAIINRVDSALTKEPYSVTFNKTKTAPSNDKHDYISQAPYWWADPAKPKGLPYIRKDGERNPEIYLLHDRSQLGDMCTAVKQLGLAYYYTGNEKYAVKAKSLLQTWFVDSATRMNPNLNYAQYIPGLNDGRGIGIIESRELTAIPDAIAMLNGSKAIDEKLINDIKDWFKAFSGWLQTSPNGNDERSQLNNHGSYYDVQLIDYSLFTGNSKTAVELLQSTTIPRIDKQFTPEGAQPLELARTKSWDYVNMNLYAWCQLAILANHLNIDLWHKQTADGRGMKAAVKWLIPYASGEKKWENQQIASFEYEQLKFIMDKASAQYPDLNFDAVFKKFPKGVEVE, encoded by the coding sequence ATGAAATTCAGAAAATTATCCGGCCTGTGCCTTTTGTTATTTATCGTATTTAATAATTCCTCCTTCGCCCAGCAAAAAGCAAGCTTTCTATTAATCGATGAACAATTGTTGACCAAATCACGAGGATTGTTAAAACAAGGCGATAAGGAAGCATCTGCCAAAATCAACGCGATCATTAACCGGGTAGATAGTGCCCTAACCAAAGAGCCGTATTCGGTTACTTTCAACAAAACCAAAACCGCACCGAGCAACGATAAGCACGATTATATAAGCCAGGCACCTTACTGGTGGGCCGATCCCGCAAAACCTAAGGGCCTGCCCTACATCCGTAAAGATGGCGAACGCAATCCCGAAATTTATTTACTGCATGACCGCAGTCAACTTGGTGACATGTGTACCGCCGTTAAGCAGTTGGGCTTAGCGTATTATTATACCGGGAATGAAAAGTACGCGGTAAAAGCTAAAAGTTTATTGCAGACATGGTTTGTTGATTCTGCAACCCGCATGAACCCCAACTTAAATTATGCGCAATATATCCCGGGCCTTAATGACGGTCGGGGCATTGGTATTATTGAAAGCCGGGAGCTTACCGCTATACCCGATGCTATTGCCATGTTAAACGGCAGCAAGGCTATTGATGAGAAATTGATAAATGATATAAAAGACTGGTTTAAAGCTTTTTCCGGTTGGCTGCAAACCAGCCCTAACGGTAATGACGAACGTTCGCAACTCAACAACCATGGCTCATATTATGATGTGCAGCTTATAGATTACTCGCTTTTTACAGGCAATAGTAAAACTGCTGTAGAATTGCTTCAGAGTACCACTATCCCCCGCATTGATAAACAATTCACTCCTGAAGGTGCCCAGCCCCTTGAACTCGCCCGCACCAAATCATGGGATTATGTGAATATGAACCTGTATGCCTGGTGCCAGCTGGCAATTTTAGCAAACCATCTAAATATCGACCTGTGGCATAAGCAAACCGCAGATGGCCGGGGAATGAAAGCGGCTGTAAAATGGCTTATCCCCTATGCGTCCGGCGAAAAAAAATGGGAGAACCAGCAAATAGCATCTTTCGAATATGAGCAGTTGAAATTTATTATGGATAAGGCAAGCGCGCAATATCCTGACTTGAATTTTGATGCTGTATTCAAGAAGTTTCCGAAGGGCGTTGAAGTGGAGTGA